In Brevundimonas sp. SGAir0440, one DNA window encodes the following:
- the murF gene encoding UDP-N-acetylmuramoyl-tripeptide--D-alanyl-D-alanine ligase — translation MPEHSARPLWSAAEVAAATGGVLQGDDRPITGLTYNSREIVPGDLFLALKGERDGHQFASGAFASGAAAALVEHPVEGGPCVVVPDTLRGLEALGVAARERAPHAKRGAVTGSVGKTSVTQAIKAGLDLAGPAHGSIKSYNNHIGVPLTLARMPVETRRAVFEIGMNAPGEIAPLSRFVAPHAACVTTVGPVHIEAFADGEAGVAREKATIFQGLVPGGAAVANGDVAFSAVLCDAAKAVGARLLTFGSDAGHDARLLDFRPDAEGAAVAAELFGRRIDYRLAQSGAHWGLNSLCVLLMLDALDVPLETGLEALAGFQPLAGRGQTRTVTTPDGAFTLIDESYNANPLSMAAGFKTLGARSTSGRRVVVLTDMLELGEQSRVLHEGLAGPIDAAGLDLVHAAGPEMRWLYDALPVSRRGVWRATAAELAAEAALLVAPGDIVMVKGSNGSKASLVAKALADLNGAEGVPSSSDAPRASR, via the coding sequence ATGCCTGAACACTCCGCCCGCCCGCTCTGGTCGGCCGCCGAAGTCGCCGCCGCCACGGGCGGCGTGCTGCAGGGCGATGATCGCCCGATCACGGGCCTGACCTACAACAGCCGCGAGATCGTCCCCGGCGACCTGTTTCTGGCGCTGAAGGGCGAACGCGACGGACATCAGTTCGCCAGCGGCGCCTTCGCATCGGGCGCCGCGGCCGCCCTGGTCGAACATCCGGTCGAGGGCGGCCCTTGCGTCGTCGTGCCCGATACCTTGCGTGGCCTCGAAGCCCTGGGCGTCGCCGCCCGCGAGCGCGCGCCCCATGCGAAGCGCGGCGCCGTGACCGGCAGCGTCGGCAAGACCAGCGTCACCCAGGCGATCAAGGCGGGCCTCGACCTCGCCGGTCCCGCTCACGGCTCGATCAAGAGCTACAACAACCACATCGGCGTGCCCCTGACCCTGGCCCGGATGCCGGTCGAGACCCGGCGCGCCGTGTTCGAGATCGGCATGAATGCGCCGGGCGAGATCGCGCCCCTGTCGCGCTTCGTCGCCCCCCACGCCGCCTGCGTCACCACGGTCGGTCCGGTCCATATCGAGGCCTTCGCGGACGGCGAGGCCGGGGTCGCGCGTGAAAAGGCGACCATCTTCCAGGGTCTGGTCCCCGGCGGCGCGGCGGTGGCGAACGGCGACGTCGCTTTCTCGGCCGTCCTCTGCGACGCGGCCAAGGCGGTCGGCGCGCGCCTGCTGACGTTCGGATCCGACGCCGGCCATGACGCCCGTCTGCTGGACTTCCGGCCGGACGCCGAGGGCGCGGCGGTCGCCGCCGAACTGTTCGGGCGACGCATCGACTATCGCCTGGCCCAGTCCGGCGCCCACTGGGGCCTGAACAGCCTGTGCGTCCTCTTGATGCTCGACGCGCTGGACGTGCCGCTGGAGACGGGGCTCGAAGCCCTCGCCGGGTTCCAGCCTCTGGCCGGACGCGGCCAGACCCGCACGGTCACGACGCCGGACGGCGCCTTCACCCTGATCGACGAAAGCTACAACGCCAATCCGCTGTCCATGGCCGCCGGGTTCAAGACCCTGGGCGCGCGCTCGACCTCGGGCCGCCGCGTGGTCGTGCTGACCGACATGCTGGAACTGGGCGAGCAGAGCCGCGTCCTGCATGAAGGCCTCGCTGGCCCCATCGACGCCGCCGGCCTCGACCTTGTCCACGCCGCCGGCCCGGAGATGCGTTGGCTCTACGACGCGCTTCCGGTCTCGCGACGCGGCGTCTGGCGCGCGACGGCGGCGGAACTGGCGGCCGAGGCGGCCCTGCTGGTGGCGCCCGGCGACATCGTCATGGTCAAGGGCTCGAACGGCTCCAAGGCCTCGTTGGTGGCCAAGGCGCTGGCGGACCTGAACGGCGCCGAAGGGGTCCCCTCAAGCAGTGACGCCCCGCGGGCATCGCGGTAG
- the murD gene encoding UDP-N-acetylmuramoyl-L-alanine--D-glutamate ligase: MISVPGFEGRRVAVFGLGRSGITAARALQAGGATPILWDDGEAGRAQAIGEGFTVEDLAAADWSDFAALVLSPGAPLTHPRPHWTVDLARAAGVPVLGDIELFARALAARPKDQRPRVVAITGTNGKSTTTALIGWVLKSAGLTVHVGGNIGVGVLALPEPTPDAVYVIEVSSYQLDLTTTFAPDVAILTNISPDHLDRHGGMDGYVAAKARIFAGQGADGVALVGVDDTWGQGIASRLSQRVIAISSNPSPLGGEGGSRSETDEGFVGPSSAGGQPEDTAPSSERLRRPPSPPRGEGYVALPGAVLKDGQIIADLTAARSLPGRHNAQNAAFAYATARALGVTHDAAVAGLLSFPGLAHRMEAVGRLGSVRFINDSKATNADAARQALASYRSVFWIAGGVPKAGGIADLADLFPRIAKAYLIGDAAPAFAATLADTPHVIARTLDDAVAAAAADAAFAGGDQIVLLSPACASFDQFKDFEARGEAFRAAVLALGAVPETAS; encoded by the coding sequence ATGATCTCCGTTCCCGGCTTTGAAGGCAGGCGGGTCGCGGTCTTTGGCCTGGGACGTTCGGGGATCACGGCCGCGCGCGCCCTTCAGGCCGGGGGCGCGACCCCGATCCTTTGGGACGACGGCGAGGCCGGCCGGGCGCAGGCGATAGGCGAGGGCTTCACGGTCGAGGATCTGGCCGCCGCCGACTGGTCCGACTTCGCCGCCCTGGTCCTGTCGCCCGGCGCGCCCCTGACCCATCCCAGGCCGCACTGGACCGTGGACCTGGCCCGCGCGGCCGGCGTGCCCGTCCTCGGCGACATCGAACTGTTCGCCCGAGCCCTGGCCGCCCGACCGAAGGATCAGCGGCCGCGCGTCGTCGCCATCACCGGCACCAACGGTAAGTCCACGACGACCGCCCTGATCGGCTGGGTGCTGAAGTCGGCGGGCCTGACGGTCCACGTCGGCGGCAATATCGGCGTCGGCGTCCTCGCCTTGCCCGAGCCGACGCCCGACGCCGTCTATGTCATCGAGGTCTCCAGCTACCAGCTGGACCTGACCACGACCTTCGCCCCCGATGTCGCCATCCTGACCAACATCAGCCCCGACCACCTGGACCGCCACGGCGGCATGGACGGCTATGTCGCGGCGAAGGCGCGCATCTTCGCAGGGCAGGGGGCAGACGGCGTGGCCTTGGTCGGCGTGGACGATACCTGGGGGCAGGGGATTGCGTCCCGACTTTCCCAACGTGTGATCGCTATCTCGTCCAATCCTTCTCCCCTTGGGGGAGAAGGTGGCTCGCGGAGCGAGACGGATGAGGGGTTTGTCGGACCCTCGTCGGCTGGCGGCCAGCCGGAGGATACAGCCCCCTCATCCGAGCGGCTCCGCCGCCCACCTTCTCCCCCGAGGGGAGAAGGCTACGTGGCGCTGCCCGGCGCTGTTCTGAAGGACGGCCAAATCATCGCCGACCTCACCGCCGCCCGTTCCCTTCCCGGCCGCCACAACGCCCAGAACGCCGCCTTCGCCTATGCGACCGCCCGCGCTCTGGGTGTCACCCACGACGCCGCCGTCGCCGGCCTGCTGTCCTTCCCCGGCCTGGCCCATCGCATGGAGGCGGTCGGCCGCCTGGGCTCCGTGCGCTTCATCAACGATTCCAAGGCCACCAACGCCGACGCCGCGCGTCAGGCCCTGGCCTCCTACCGTTCCGTCTTCTGGATCGCCGGCGGCGTGCCCAAGGCCGGCGGCATCGCGGACCTCGCCGACCTCTTCCCCCGCATCGCCAAGGCCTATCTGATCGGGGACGCGGCCCCGGCCTTCGCCGCCACCTTGGCTGACACGCCTCACGTCATCGCCCGCACCCTCGACGACGCCGTGGCCGCCGCCGCCGCCGATGCGGCCTTTGCCGGCGGCGACCAGATCGTCCTCCTGTCCCCCGCCTGCGC
- the mraY gene encoding phospho-N-acetylmuramoyl-pentapeptide-transferase has protein sequence MFYLLYLYYADVAHQYPLLNLVQYQTVRVALAMATAMIVAVAMGSRFINWIRAKQGRGQPIRDDGPVSHLSKVGTPTMGGLMILAGIGVAVLLWGDLTNPYIWIVSFVTAAFGVLGFIDDYAKVTKQTSAGLTSKQKLLAQTVVAVVAGILTVLWMTVSPTSPGLETSIAFPFFKAVLLNIGWFYVAFAAFTIVGFSNAVNLTDGLDGLATVPVMMAAGAFGVISYLAGNFVFAQYLQVHHVPGAGELAIFCAAMIGGGAGFLWYNAPPAKIFMGDTGSLALGGALGAIAVTTKHELVLGIVGGLFVMEAASVMIQVGYYKLTKKRIFLMAPVHHHFEKMGWPESTVVIRFWIIAGALALLGLSTLKLR, from the coding sequence ATGTTTTACCTGCTCTATCTCTACTACGCCGACGTGGCGCACCAGTATCCGCTGCTGAACCTGGTTCAGTACCAGACGGTGCGCGTGGCCCTCGCCATGGCTACCGCCATGATCGTCGCCGTCGCCATGGGCAGCCGCTTCATCAACTGGATCCGCGCCAAACAGGGCCGGGGCCAGCCGATCCGCGACGACGGCCCGGTGTCCCACCTGTCCAAGGTCGGCACCCCGACCATGGGCGGTCTGATGATCCTGGCCGGCATCGGCGTGGCGGTGCTGCTCTGGGGCGACCTGACCAATCCCTACATCTGGATCGTCAGCTTCGTGACGGCGGCCTTCGGCGTGCTGGGCTTCATCGACGACTACGCCAAGGTGACCAAACAGACCTCGGCCGGCCTGACGTCCAAACAGAAACTCCTGGCCCAGACCGTCGTCGCCGTCGTCGCCGGCATTTTGACCGTGCTGTGGATGACCGTCTCGCCGACCTCGCCGGGGCTCGAGACGTCTATCGCCTTTCCCTTCTTCAAGGCCGTGTTGCTGAACATCGGCTGGTTCTATGTGGCGTTTGCGGCCTTCACCATCGTCGGCTTCTCCAATGCGGTGAACCTGACCGACGGTCTGGACGGACTGGCGACCGTGCCGGTGATGATGGCGGCGGGCGCGTTCGGCGTGATCAGTTACCTCGCCGGCAACTTCGTCTTCGCCCAATATCTTCAGGTCCACCACGTGCCTGGCGCGGGCGAACTGGCCATCTTCTGCGCGGCCATGATCGGCGGCGGCGCGGGCTTCCTGTGGTACAACGCCCCCCCGGCCAAGATCTTCATGGGCGACACCGGCTCGCTGGCTCTAGGCGGGGCGCTCGGCGCCATCGCCGTCACCACCAAGCACGAACTGGTCCTGGGCATCGTCGGCGGCCTGTTCGTCATGGAGGCCGCCTCGGTCATGATCCAGGTCGGCTATTACAAGCTGACCAAGAAGCGCATCTTCCTGATGGCGCCGGTCCACCACCATTTCGAAAAGATGGGCTGGCCGGAATCCACCGTCGTCATCCGATTCTGGATCATCGCCGGCGCCCTGGCCCTGCTCGGCCTCTCCACGCTGAAGCTGCGCTGA
- a CDS encoding penicillin-binding protein 2 has translation MSVQDHRYHRPAPGADFQERLQGRLSPFWRWLTELVWRLEHGFERARADARPEEDTRVRIFLILIVFSCVFGGLAIGASYKALFAPANGLGRGVNPNALVRGDLTDRNGELLATNIVHYGLYIDPAEIWDRDLAYRQIRRALPRISAERLKKVLGGDRRLIALTGLTPQEKAAVHDLALGGVTFEPEDRRAYPLGTSAVHLIGDADTGGQGVSGAELAFNDEIRAAGQRGEAFPLSIDLRVQGVLENELAAAAIKNQAKGAVGIVTDVQTGEVLGMASWPTFNSADRGAAPDGATLNRAVSGHYEMGSVFKTFTVAAGLDTGRADMNTLFDASQAFQIGDRKIKDFHAQNRVMTLEEVYLHSSNIGTSQLAVQMGPNTMRDYFRRLGLLDAAKIELKESARPVVPRRWDNSTLASLSFGYGIMITPAQMVQAMGALTNGGRMIPLSLRKGGARNVQPQQVVTEETSRAILDLLRRNVVKGSGGFADAPGLRVGGKTGSANKLVGGRYDPSHALGSFAAVFPVDGPLNGKRYAILIVMDEPGTYPKTGAYVAAPAVHNIADRIAGFLGVERRDDRWRTASGEKIPQYQDVAGDGL, from the coding sequence ATGAGCGTTCAGGACCATCGCTACCACCGTCCCGCGCCGGGCGCCGATTTCCAGGAACGACTGCAAGGCCGCCTGTCGCCCTTCTGGCGCTGGCTGACCGAACTGGTCTGGCGGCTGGAGCATGGCTTCGAGCGCGCCCGCGCCGACGCCCGCCCGGAAGAGGACACCCGCGTCCGCATCTTCCTGATCCTGATCGTCTTTTCCTGCGTCTTCGGCGGCCTGGCCATCGGCGCGTCGTACAAGGCCCTGTTCGCCCCGGCCAACGGCCTGGGACGCGGCGTCAATCCGAACGCCCTGGTGCGCGGCGACCTGACGGACCGCAATGGCGAGCTGTTGGCCACCAACATTGTTCACTACGGCCTCTACATCGACCCGGCCGAGATCTGGGATCGCGACCTGGCCTATCGCCAGATCCGCCGCGCCCTGCCGCGCATCTCGGCCGAGCGTCTCAAGAAGGTGCTGGGCGGCGACCGTCGTCTGATCGCCCTGACCGGCCTGACGCCCCAGGAAAAGGCCGCCGTCCACGACCTGGCGCTGGGCGGCGTCACCTTCGAGCCCGAAGACCGCCGCGCCTATCCGCTGGGAACCTCGGCCGTCCATCTGATCGGCGACGCCGACACGGGCGGGCAGGGCGTCTCGGGCGCCGAACTGGCCTTCAACGACGAGATCCGCGCGGCGGGTCAGCGCGGCGAGGCCTTCCCCCTGTCCATCGACCTGCGCGTCCAGGGCGTGCTGGAAAACGAACTGGCCGCCGCCGCGATCAAGAACCAGGCCAAGGGCGCCGTCGGCATCGTCACCGACGTCCAGACCGGCGAGGTGCTGGGCATGGCGTCCTGGCCGACCTTCAACTCGGCCGATCGCGGCGCAGCGCCCGACGGCGCCACCCTGAACCGCGCGGTTTCGGGCCACTACGAGATGGGCTCGGTGTTCAAGACCTTCACCGTCGCCGCCGGCCTCGACACCGGCCGGGCCGACATGAACACCCTGTTCGACGCCTCCCAGGCCTTCCAGATCGGCGATCGCAAGATCAAGGACTTCCACGCTCAGAACCGGGTGATGACCCTGGAAGAGGTCTATCTGCACTCTTCCAACATCGGCACGTCACAACTGGCGGTGCAGATGGGCCCCAACACCATGCGGGACTATTTCCGCCGCCTGGGCCTGCTGGACGCGGCCAAGATCGAGCTGAAGGAATCGGCCAGGCCCGTCGTGCCGCGTCGCTGGGACAACTCGACCCTGGCGTCGCTGTCCTTCGGCTATGGCATCATGATCACCCCGGCCCAGATGGTTCAGGCCATGGGCGCCCTGACCAACGGCGGTCGGATGATCCCGCTGTCGCTGCGCAAGGGCGGCGCCCGCAACGTTCAGCCGCAACAGGTCGTGACCGAAGAGACCTCGCGCGCCATTCTCGACCTGCTGCGTCGCAACGTGGTCAAGGGTTCGGGCGGCTTCGCCGACGCGCCGGGCCTGCGGGTCGGCGGCAAGACCGGCTCGGCCAACAAACTGGTCGGCGGTCGCTATGACCCCAGCCACGCCTTGGGCTCCTTCGCGGCGGTCTTCCCCGTCGACGGCCCGCTGAACGGCAAGCGCTACGCCATCCTGATCGTGATGGACGAGCCGGGGACCTATCCCAAGACCGGCGCCTATGTCGCTGCGCCGGCCGTGCACAATATTGCCGACCGCATCGCCGGCTTCCTGGGCGTCGAACGTCGCGACGACCGCTGGCGCACGGCCTCGGGCGAGAAGATCCCGCAGTATCAGGACGTGGCGGGGGACGGGCTTTGA
- a CDS encoding UDP-N-acetylmuramoyl-L-alanyl-D-glutamate--2,6-diaminopimelate ligase yields MSALHLSDLLRRDVSSDPVITGVTADSRKVSPGALFVALPGTAADGRAFIPQALAQGAAAVLAPTDTPDGAAPVLVTSGDVRRAYAIAARGFYGAQPKTCVAVTGTNGKTSVATFCRQIWAGIGHKSASMGTLGVIGQKGAKTYALTGPGLTSPDAAEAARLMAELAAKEVTHVALEASSHGIDQRRLDGVALKAAAFTNLTQDHLDYHGTMADYRAAKMRLFETLLPRGRTAVLNADSDAYSVFASASIMAGLGVMGVGERGRDLTLIGRRATPEGQRLTIDVRGDIREILLPLAGAFQASNALVAAGLCIAAGDPADAVIGALEGLTGAQGRLQRIDGGQEGRGEVYVDYAHTPDGLETVLNALRPHATGRLIVVFGAGGDRDRGKRPLMGEIAGRLADIAIVTDDNPRSEDAAAIRAQVRAGCPDGIEIGDRRAAIEAAVEMMRDGDVVVIAGKGHEQGQIVAGVTHPFDDATVASEALSLYA; encoded by the coding sequence TTGAGCGCGCTTCACCTGTCCGACCTGCTGCGCCGCGACGTGTCCTCGGACCCCGTCATCACCGGCGTCACCGCCGACAGCCGCAAGGTCTCGCCCGGCGCTCTGTTCGTCGCCCTGCCGGGCACGGCCGCCGACGGCCGCGCCTTCATCCCCCAGGCCCTGGCGCAAGGGGCCGCTGCAGTTCTGGCGCCGACCGACACGCCGGATGGCGCGGCGCCCGTTCTGGTCACCTCGGGCGACGTGCGTCGGGCCTACGCCATCGCCGCGCGCGGCTTCTACGGCGCCCAGCCCAAGACCTGCGTCGCCGTGACCGGCACCAACGGCAAGACCTCGGTCGCCACCTTCTGCCGCCAGATCTGGGCGGGGATCGGCCACAAGTCCGCCAGCATGGGCACGCTGGGCGTCATCGGCCAGAAGGGCGCCAAGACCTACGCCCTGACCGGCCCCGGCCTGACCAGCCCCGACGCCGCCGAGGCCGCGCGCCTGATGGCCGAATTGGCCGCCAAGGAGGTGACGCACGTCGCGCTGGAGGCCTCGTCCCACGGCATCGACCAACGCCGCCTCGACGGGGTTGCTCTAAAGGCCGCCGCCTTCACCAACCTGACCCAGGACCATCTCGATTATCACGGCACCATGGCGGACTACCGCGCCGCAAAGATGCGCCTGTTCGAGACCCTGCTGCCGCGCGGCCGCACCGCCGTGCTGAACGCCGATTCCGACGCCTATTCCGTCTTCGCCTCCGCCTCGATCATGGCGGGTCTGGGCGTCATGGGCGTGGGCGAGCGCGGTCGCGACCTGACCCTGATCGGCCGTCGCGCGACGCCCGAGGGTCAGCGTCTGACGATCGACGTGCGCGGCGACATCCGCGAAATCCTGCTGCCCCTGGCCGGCGCGTTTCAGGCGTCCAACGCCCTTGTGGCGGCCGGTCTGTGCATCGCCGCCGGCGATCCCGCCGACGCCGTCATCGGCGCGCTGGAAGGCCTGACCGGCGCGCAAGGCCGCCTGCAACGCATCGACGGCGGCCAGGAAGGCCGGGGCGAGGTCTATGTCGACTACGCCCATACCCCCGACGGGCTCGAGACGGTTCTGAACGCGCTGCGTCCCCACGCGACCGGCCGCCTGATCGTCGTCTTCGGCGCCGGCGGCGATCGCGATCGCGGCAAACGCCCCCTGATGGGCGAGATCGCCGGGCGTCTGGCCGACATCGCCATCGTCACCGACGACAATCCGCGATCCGAAGACGCCGCCGCCATCCGCGCCCAGGTCCGCGCCGGCTGCCCGGACGGGATCGAGATCGGCGACCGCCGCGCCGCCATTGAGGCCGCCGTCGAAATGATGCGTGACGGGGATGTGGTGGTCATCGCCGGAAAAGGGCATGAACAGGGTCAGATCGTCGCGGGCGTGACCCACCCCTTCGACGACGCCACTGTCGCGTCCGAGGCCCTGTCTCTCTATGCCTGA
- a CDS encoding cell division protein, translated as MTTAPFFTYSRTALQRLFDWKVRGVRWVEIIGVALVAIMIVSVYAAKAAAARESSRIAQIEQDIRENGQRVRLLRAEVARLEQPARLESLSRQIGMAPVAVARQAKEGQLTALKPVPAQPAAPAAEAAPAPAAVADDAPVPTPSPEPVQ; from the coding sequence ATGACCACGGCGCCCTTCTTCACCTATTCCCGCACCGCCCTTCAGCGTCTGTTCGACTGGAAGGTGCGCGGCGTGCGCTGGGTCGAGATCATCGGCGTGGCCCTGGTCGCGATCATGATCGTCTCGGTCTATGCCGCCAAGGCCGCCGCGGCGCGCGAAAGCAGCCGCATCGCTCAGATCGAACAGGACATCCGCGAGAACGGCCAGCGCGTCCGCCTGCTTCGCGCCGAGGTCGCCCGCCTGGAGCAGCCCGCGCGTCTGGAAAGCCTGTCGCGCCAGATCGGCATGGCGCCCGTCGCCGTCGCCCGTCAGGCCAAGGAAGGTCAGCTGACCGCCCTGAAGCCCGTCCCCGCTCAACCCGCCGCGCCCGCAGCAGAGGCCGCGCCGGCGCCCGCCGCCGTCGCCGATGACGCGCCGGTCCCCACGCCTTCGCCGGAGCCGGTGCAATGA